AGCATCGGTGCTTTTCAAATCAATAGGCATTGCTTTGCAATCAGGGTGTCCATTATACCACCAGACAAACTCTCTAGCAGAGTATACTCCTCCCAGATCctaaaatccaagaaaaaaaatgtcaaaaaaaaagagagagtgcACTCTTTTGTTAAAGATCACATATGATAACACAAAGAATGGTCCATTCTTCGCGACTAATTAAACAATACAAAGATTGGAAAACTATATTACTTGCCCTCACCACACAAAACAGAGTCCTAAATTCTGCCCGCATGACAAAAACATGTGGAAACATTACTTTCCAGCATAATATATTTCAGATTACTGCCATTTACCCCTTTAGCAAAAAGTTCTTTTGTTGTCTAATTGGACCATTCCCTGTTCCCCAACACAATCCCATATATCTTTTGCAAGTCTTGGAAATGCAATCTGAATAACCATCAACTATTAATCATAGAGCTACATTGTAAAACAGCAACTTTCTATAATTCCTAATTCCTAACAAcctcaaacaagaaaaaaccaaatcaataaCTTGTAAGTAGGTGCAAGTAGTGCATACTTCCCCAGGTACACCAAGAGATCTGTCACTTTCTGCACCATAAGCAAGCACAACCTGTCCATCAACACATGCCAGTAAGGCATAAAATCAAACAGGTAGCATGCAAGCAATCACAACCCAAAAAAAGAAGGATTGCAAATCCAACCACATCATACAGCTGACGAAGCTCCGACAGAGAAACACCATGACTTCCAAGCGACACATTCCCAAAGAACGAGCACCTTTCGTTCCCCGCCACCCGAGAGAACTGGTTCACCACTATCTGCCGCCATGTTTCTGACACAACTAAGCCCAATTCAAAAACgaaattttttacttattacccctcaaaaaattcaaactttctCAGCTGTTCACTTGTAATTCcgagaaaaaacaaagaataacaaGAAATTTCAAGCTTTTCAAGAGGGTAATAAGAGAagaggtttaaaaaaaaaaaaacacagatcAAAAGCACTCTTCATTCCCACCTTCGTCTCAGGATGATCTGGCGCAACACCAGAGCGAACCAATCCGAATGGCGTCGGTAGCCTATCAATGATGTCAACCTTCGCCGCTTTCATGCCCTTTCAACATCTACAATAATCAccatccaaaaacaaaaaccatcaTAAAAAACACATTTTCATAGAAAAGCTTCAATTAAAAACTACAGTGAATACCTTCTCGGCAGTGTAGAAGCCAGCAGGACCACTACCGACGACGCATACATTGAACTGATCGGAGCGCAGAGAGGAAAAGCTCCTCGCAATCAAACTCCTCCCCCGATGAAAAAATGGGAACATTTTTAGCGTTTTCTAGTGCGATTAATGGTGGAAAACTAGAAAAGACGACGAACTCGGAGGCCGCGAATGGCAGCGGATTCCGGTTTGGTGTTTGCGGAGACGAAGACGCGATTCGGGTCGGATCCTTTTTCCAGATCCGAATAACATCCGAAATTCGTATTAGCCCGTTGGGCCCAATTTTTTCGGCCCATAGAGCATCATACTTGAATTAGATgatattaaagtaaaattttcatttgaaattaataattaacttgataataattttctttcatgttttaTTAGATTCGGAAATAGTTCtttcatgatatatatactaataaaatttaaaatttaaatattttctaagtCTATATTAGATagctatttaatttatttataaattgtcTTTATATAAAGTTATGATCACTTTAATAAAACCCCTTTTTTTCAGGTGATGTGTCATGATATATATGACTAATGAAGGAGTATCAAATACTAGTTTGGCAACACTTTAGTCAATTAACTTCCAGCCCTATggctcttatatatatatatatatatatatatatatatctttatacaAAGTTAtcactttttttctcttttcttaatGTGACATTGTAAACAATGAAGAGGTACCACGTTCATATTTTGGTAACGCGTAAGTCAATCAGTTTCCATCATATTGCTactttatgtataaattatctTTATACAAAGTCATAACTTTTTTTCTAACCTAAATACATACACAAGAGTACTCTTGATCCTTTTCTAATGTGTATAAGTATCTATATTCAAATCTCATTTACTCAACAAAGGTTGTACAAGTCACAAAGGCTTAagtcatttaaataaatgacTTTGAGTTTAAAtcattgtgtattttttttataaaacttgtaATATATAGATCACTATGGGCTTTCATGAAACAAAGAgcttatattaaattaaaaaaactcattaagCCTAGAGTATTGTGAATTGGGTAGGATTGTCATTAAGAAGGTTATTCCTCTGGTGCTAAGGTAATAGACCTTAGGAATGTCTTTTTAGTGGGCTACTTTGATAAGTAGTAGCATATACATAGTTATATATTCCTAGGGATCACAAAAGAGCAATTAACAATGCATGGGAGgcaagcatgcatgcatggaatgGTAAAAGAGAACATCACGCTCTTCTTTTGGAGAAAGTTTTGAGTATTATTATAGATCCTTGAAAGTTGAAATACCCACTTATTTCATTAGAAACAATGTAGATGCTCTTAGATAGTACAAAGCATGCTTCTATGGAGACATAACACTTGATGAGTTACATTGCATGTTTCAATGAACAAGTTAAGAATCCCTAggcatatatataaatcttatctttttatatgtAAAGGATAAAAACTTTGGTTTTTTCTATGGTATGTCAAGTTCTGAGCCAATGAAGAACATGAAGCACCTTCCATGAATGTATCCTGGTTTCAAGCTTCTTGTACAAAGGAAAGGAGACATCATGCATAGGGAAGGGTGACCACTTGCATGCCTGCTTAATAATCTTAAAGCATAGAGAAGAAGTACAAGGTAAAAGAAAGTGAAAAGGAGTTAAAGATACAGGGAAAGCAAAAGCTAAAACTAAATAAAGGTGGCAACAACTTAAACTATACATATacttgtatgtatgtatgtacttctatacatatatatatatatatatctatatatcaaGTGCTAGATTTTAACATATGTATCTTTGAGTTCATTATTACCAAGAacctttacatatatataaatatgatatatCCTCATGAAAAATGAAGACTGATATGTTTAATTAATCTGAAAGCTTGTTGAATCTTAGAGGTTAAGGGAGTATAGAGAGGAAAAAGGAAGAGAGGAAAGCAAGATTCTTGTCACCATGTTTAAAGTGCTACTATAAAATGATAAAGGAGGAATATAACAAAGTTAGAAGAAGCCAAATAAGACTAGAACTTGACCATGAGGGGAGTTAAAAAGTTAAAGTTGTCAATTAAAAAGGGAAAAGTGAGAGTCCCTGACAAAGATTTCAAGGCAGTGCATGTACTACATCCTATCCCAAAAATCCCTAAAACCCTCCCTAAGGTTTTGTAAGAGCAATCCATATATCCCCATGTTTTCTTCTCCAACTTCTGAATTCATTTGTTAATAATTAATGCCTTCTTATTTAACTTATTATTGAGTGTACAGTAACACATGTCATATATACTGTTGTGgtttttcttcatatatatatatatatatgcatgcatgcctcAAGTGGATCTTTGCACATTATCATGAGTTATGGAGTGAGtgtctatgtatatatatatatagatagtttGAATCTAGATAGGTTCATGAATTTGCatgaattgttttttatttagggTTAAAAGGAGCATCCATGAAGTCCCAATCAAGCCATCAAATATATGTATCACAAGGACTAAAGTGGAAAGAGGCTTGTTGGTCCCAAGCTTCTATTCACCTAACAAATATGATTCTacttttttctttgtcttttacACAGCCTTTCATAAACctttaaccctaaccctaaccctaaccctaaccctaatcaaTATACTTCTTTTTTTCAACAGAAAAACAGTGCCACAAGCTGTTTTCTGCCCCACTCTGAGATAAAGCAAGCAAGAGATTTTCTTTCCTGAAGAAAGCATGGAGAGAAAGAAAGTGAGTACACAATAAAGAAAATGAAGTGGTGCAAAGGAAGGAAAACCAAAGACCCCATCCCATAATATCATTCTGGTACTCCAAACAGCCCCTGTGCTTTCTTCTCCCAAAAGCTCATATCCAAAGAAGCCAAGAATGCAAAGCATTAATTGATCACTGATTGATCACTTGAGAGAAGAACAACCAAAGGCTAAACAAGTGAATAACACACCTCATCTGCATTGCAGCATATGGTGCATGGGAGCTAGAGAGCTCTGAGCAGCTGGTTCAACATGGAGAATTTAAGGCCACCTTCTCAACACTCTTCAACTCTTctaccttctttttcttctactgcttcttcttcttcttcttcttcttcttcactttcatCCACTTCTCTATCAAATAGTTTCCTTCCCTTCATCCCATGGTTTGAGAGTCAAGAGCTATCTGATTCATGGGGCCAACTCTTACTGTATATATGCCCTCTCTCTCCTGTTGCTTGTTGCTTGTTGCTAAGTGTTTACTaacattaatttgtttttgcatgGTGGACATATAGCGGAGGGCCTTTTGGAAGAAGAGGACAGGTGTACCTTCACAAGCTACCAAACTAAGATGAGGGAGAATTGGAAAAATCAACTCATATGGCAACCATTCATGAACCCACATGAGACTGGCTTGAGTGGCTTATCTTATCACTTACATGCAAATGAAGAACTTCACAGAACTCCATGGAGTACCACTACAGCAACTAGTCCAATCTTATCTACTCCTTCTCTAAAGTCCTGTGCTACAAGTCCCAGCAGCAGTTCCATGTTGGACTTCTCAAACAGTTTGCCAGCAGAAATAAAGGTTCACAAACTAGACCACTCAATATCTGAGGTGAGATAGAGCTCATAATTCTAAACATAATTATAAGCTTTTGATCAACTGATTATTCAtgagttttaattaatttctcctAAAGTGCAACAGCATCATAACATCTAATGCAACTTTCAAGAAAGCTAGAACAGaaacctcctcctcctcttcctctgcACAATCAACTTTCAAGGtacttaatttgattaatatcaTGAACTTGtgatgtatgtgtgtgtgtgtctgtgtaattatatatatataaagatttctGATTCATTGTTACAGGTGAGGAAGGAGAAGTTGGGAGATAGGATCACTGCTCTACATCAACTAGTTTCCCCATTTGGAAAAGTATAGAAATTATTCACTCTTTAGTATAATTTACATACCCCACCACctttgtgtatacatatatatatatatacattatataattatatttgaagGCATCATCTTTGCTTTTGGTGTTGAAATAAAGGTCTGACATGGATTCCTTTTTCCAGACTGACACTGCATCTGTACTCTTAGAAGCTATTGGCTACATTAGATTCCTCCAAAACCAGATTGaggtctttctctttctctttctccttctccttccacAGTTATCACTCCAATGAAGCTCAGATAGTTTCAGAGCATGCAATTAAAGCAGTTGCAGACTTGCAGTGCATGTCTGACTAGTCATGTGTGCATGGCTTCTTTCTGATCCCTCCCTCTCTCTATCTCTAACACAAACACTTTGAATGCCTTCTCTCATGCAGGCTTTAAGCTCCCCATACTTGGTCACTGGCCCTGGAAACATGAAGCATCATTCTGTAAGTttaacttctatatatatatatatataatttatactaGTTAAAAAAGAATGACTAAAGAAGTAATGGAATAAAGCTAATGAACTTTACAGGCTTTCAGAATCTGCAGCTTTGCATGCACTTGAAGCATCCAATGtttaatttgatattgttttaatttgttgatCACTTGGTTGGTGATTTTAGGGAGTTCATGGGGAGGCAAAGGAGGACTTGAAGAGCAGAGGACTTTGCCTTGTTCCTATATCTTATACTTTACACTACGGGAGTGAAAATGGAGCTGATTATTGGGCTCCATCAAGTACTTGAGAATTAAACACTATTGTTAAGTGTATCATTATCTTTAATTATGTTCATTTGGCTAGCTCCCTTTGTTAATTGGCCctgattattaatattgtttaatgtttaatagaAATTTAACGTCAAAATAGTCATGCTTTCTAATGTACAATTCTGTTTAATCAATGGAAGGAAGGATatcatttatgatttttttttttttaaagattactCTTGTTTTCTTGCAACGGCCATGAATCAACACTATCAAgtaaatatttacatatattgtGTGAATCtattattattctatattagatgatattatcattaaaaaataatattatatatttagaaCATTCCAACAAAACAAGCAATGCCAAAACTTCAAAAAACTAATGTTTTGgtatatttagataaatatttttgcATTTGAATTTCTGCATCCATATGGATGGAAAATGACcaccaaaaaataataacaataaaataaaataaaaataaaaactttctgAGAAATGAGAAAAGAGAGGCTACATATTCATTGCTAACTGTTCAAGATTGAGGTAGTAGGGACATTTCATCCTATATACCTAAGAGAAGTTCACCAACTTCAGTACTGATGTTTTCATTtgataaacaatatatatatatatatatatgataaagcTAAGCATCAGAAATTATTATCAACTTTCTGCACTTATTCACTGAGGGCACTCTGATTattattcttgttgttgttgatgatgttgctGCTACAAATGACAAGCATAGATGACACTGCAATGAATGATTTGTGGGCGAGATTTACCAAAAATTATCTCACAAGATCAGCACAAGAACTTGATCAGTCCACTAgcaatttcttgatctctttcTTGTTCACCTGAATCAGAAAAGATAATTTTCATGATGTTAAATGGTTTGAAGAAACTTaacaaaatgataatatttggaAAAGGATGAAAATTTCTTCACTTTTCCCATTGCGTTGCGTGGAAGAGAGTCCCACAGGATTAATTTTGTCGGAATCTGGAGACGGCAGATTAATATTTGTCAAATCCTTTTTTCAAATGAAGCGTCAGAAGAAAATTCGATAACGATAAGTGGAAGTCATGTGCTTTAACATTTAGCTTGCAAGAGATGTAGAGATTTAGGCATGAGAAGCTGGTTCTTTTGCAATCATAAATTAGGAAGAAGGAAAATTAGTAGGATGTAAAGAACCTTGTAAGGAGCCAATCTCTTCTTTGCCCAACTCTGAAATTCCTTCAAGGTCATAACAGGTTTCAGCTCTTTTTCTGCTCTTTTCTTTGCATGTTCTTGTGGCACGAACAATGGCACAAACGATCTCACCGTAATCCTTGTCAGGCAAGCCCAAAACACAAACTTCCAGAATATCTTCATGCTGAAAAGAGAAATTGAAGCGTCATGATTTAGATCAccttcatataaataaatttgtttggaCCAATGACTAGACAAT
This genomic window from Dioscorea cayenensis subsp. rotundata cultivar TDr96_F1 chromosome 20, TDr96_F1_v2_PseudoChromosome.rev07_lg8_w22 25.fasta, whole genome shotgun sequence contains:
- the LOC120251473 gene encoding transcription factor bHLH68-like, which codes for MAADSGHLLNTLQLFYLLFLLLLLLLLLLLLHFHPLLYQIVSFPSSHGLRVKSYLIHGANSYSEGLLEEEDRCTFTSYQTKMRENWKNQLIWQPFMNPHETGLSGLSYHLHANEELHRTPWSTTTATSPILSTPSLKSCATSPSSSSMLDFSNSLPAEIKVHKLDHSISECNSIITSNATFKKARTETSSSSSSAQSTFKVRKEKLGDRITALHQLVSPFGKTDTASVLLEAIGYIRFLQNQIEALSSPYLVTGPGNMKHHSGVHGEAKEDLKSRGLCLVPISYTLHYGSENGADYWAPSST